TAACCAACAAAGAGGCCAGGGGTAAAAAAGGTTCTCTGGTAGCCATTATAAAAGGAACTCAGAGTGAGAGGATTATTGAGGTCCTGAAACAAATATCTAAACGTAAGCGCAATAAAGTAAAGGAAGTTACCCTGGATCTGGCCCCTACTATGGAACGGATTGCCAGCAAAAGCTTTCCTAATGCTTCGCTGGTTTCCGACCGGTTCCATGTACAGCAGCTGGCCAGTGATGCCGTTCAGCAGCTGCGCATAGAGTACCGATGGCTGGCCATCGATCAGGAAAACAACGAGATGGCCCTGGCTAAGGAACTCAATAAAAATCATGTGCCGGACATTCTGGAAAATGGAGATACTTTAAAGCAACTACTGGCCCGTAGCCGCTATCTTTTATTTAAAGATGAATCTAAATGGGCCCCAAGCCAGGCACACCGGGCACAGATCCTCTTTCGATTATATCCTACACTGGAAACTGCCTATACCTTAAGCCGAAAGCTCTCTTACATCTTCTCTAATACAAAAGATAAAGGCATTGCCTTAACCAGACTGGCCCGCTGGTATGAAGCAGTAGAAAGGTCGGGTATTAAGGCTTTTGGAACCGTTTCCCGAAGCATTCAGAACCACTATCTCAATATTCTCAACTACTTTGACAACCGAAGTACCAACGCTTCCGCTGAATCATTCAACGCCAAGATTAAAGCGCTTCGTACACAGTTCAGAGGGGTCAGGAACATCTCTTTCTTCATGTACAGATTATCTAAAATTTATGCTTAGTCCCCAACTTTTTTGCTTGATCCCTCTTTTTCCAATGCGCTCTTTTAACACTCTCCCTCTCACACCCTGCCCCTCTCTCCAAATCCCCCTATAAACGACAAAACCCTCCAGATTTTCATCTGAAGGGTTTTCCTTTCTTGTGGAGGCTACTGGATTCGAACCAGTGACCCTCTGCTTGTAAGGCAGATGCTCTGAACCAGCTGAGCTAAGCCTCCTTCCCGTTTTAAGCAGCGTTGCTTGCGTTTGGGACTGCAAATATAGAATTGGAATTTAACTCTGCAAAATAAATTTTAACATTTTCTGCAAACCGCTTGACTACAAATACTTAGTGATTTCTGGTGACAGCGGTTTTACAGCAGACCGGAAACGGTGGATTAGTTTTCCGTTCTCGTCGATAAGGAATTTCTCGAAATTCCACTTGATCTCGCCCGTAAAATCAGGATTGCCTGCAGTTGTTAAATACTTAAACAACTCATCCATATCGTCGCCTTTTACGCTCACCTTCTCAGCCATCAGGAAGCTTACACCATAGTTCTGCTGACAGAACTCCTGGATCAGTGAATTTGTTCCCGGTTCCTGGCCGCCAAAATTATTTGCCGGAAAGCCGATGATAACGAGTTTGTCTTTATACTGCTGCGATAGTTTTTCAAGCTCTGCGTACTGTGGCGTAAAACCGCATTTTGAAGCAGTATTTACAATAAGGATCTTTTTTCCTTTGAATTTTGCAAGGTCTACCGTGCCACCATCAATAGCTGTGATCTTGAAATCATATACCGTCTTTAGAGGAAAGGCAAAAAGTGCCAAAATAATAAGTGCTGCTGTTTTCATTTCGATATGTATATAACAAAATTAAACAATTTTAACGGCTTTAATGGTTTTCTGGAACATTTACCGTTTCACCAGGCTCGACGGACTTACTGGCTCGCTTAGCAGCTTGCCAAATATCTCCCATCGTTTCTCAGGAGCTTGAGCCGTTCCTCCATTTTGCTCTACATAACGCTTTATCAAATCCTGCCCGTAGTTGTAGTTTATAACATAGCTGCGGTATTTTTTTATAAAGTCCAGTGATTTCTCTGCGGTTTCATTGTTCATCAGGCAGTACTTTTTAAGCCAGCTTAGCGCTTTGCTCCGGGTCATGGTATCGTTAATCAGTCCCCTGGCGACTTCATTTCTTGCGTAGTTGAGTTTTCCTTTTATTGCTAATGCACTAAAATAGGCAGTTACTCCCGTTGTATCACGTCCCGCCATTGGCAACAGTACGGTTTTAGCGAACGTCACCTTGTCATTCCCCGGAAAGGCTACCTCAATACCGTAATTTGCGCTGCCTTCAGCAATCAGGGATTGAGGGCTGAACAGGGGATATAAAGAAAGTTCCACCCAACCTCTGTCGTGGTAAAGGTGTTTCTCAAGCAGCATATTGTAAACGTGGTGCCCCGGATAGCTCTCATGGCTTCCGACATCAATTGCCCTGTCAATAGTGCTCTTTGTATCTGTGTTAATTTGTATTACGCTTCTGTAATTGCCTTTATACCAGTTATAACCCGACCATGGCTTGTCGGTGACAAATTCGAGCGTGAAGCTCTCTCCGGCTGGTAGCTGGTAGTGGCTTTTGGTGCGTTTGCGGGCTTCCGCGATGGCGGCCTTAGTTACCTGCTCAAGCTTGTCTTTAGGGATAACGAATTTACTGGCAAGCCTCTGGAAGCGGTCGTTCACATTTCCTTTGCCCGGCAAGATACCGTCGAGCTGCTTAACCAGAGCTTTAAAATGATTCTCCTCGTATACCGGAGCTACCACGCCAAAAAGCGCTTTTGATTCATCATCAAATGATTCGTATTCTTCGCTGAATATGCGGATGCGACGGTTAAAGGCTACTAACTGATCATACATCCAATTCGCCCTTATCTTATTTGAATCGCTGATCGAGCTGTGAGCTATCGAGCCCAGTTCATTCATTAGCTCATTTACCGATGCTACTAAGCTGTCCTTCGGAAAATCCTCTTCAGGCTCACGGCTGGGCTTTAAAGAATCTGGCCCATAATAGGCATCTACAAAGTCCTCGTCATATTGCCCGATGGTAAGGCCGAGCCGTACGTACTCCCCGGCAAGTTTGTTCAGCTTTTTATTTTCTTGTTCTTCTACCGGGTTCTTACATGCCAGAGCAAACAGGACAGAAACAATCAATAGTAAGTTTTTCATAGTTAAATATACAGGTTGCGTAAAGATCTTAATTATAACTCTATTCTTTAGATAGAATTTATAATGGAGATCTTCCGGCTACCTGTATCCGCTTGTGCTGCGCAATGCAAATAGAAATACCGGATGATTACCTGTTAAACCAAAAGTAAGCGCATCCGGTATTAGTTAATTATTTCTTCTTTTTCATTACGAGAGCGACTACAGCCGTCGTGATCAGTGCTCCAATGAATGCTTTTTGCACGAATGCTTTCCGGTTATATTTCCATTCGGATTTCAAGCCCTTCTCTGCAAAGAAGTTCGGAATGTGCCCGTGTTTCACATCATCGATGATGCCTTCTATAACGTTGATCTTGTCGGCTAATATCAATGGAAGCCAGTGTCCATAACTGCCTTCGCTGTATTTAAACGCAAACCTTCTGATCGACCCGCTAATTCCCGAAGGAGGCTGAGGTGTTCCAAATACAGCGCTCAAGTTAGGACGTTCATTTGAATGCAGTATTTCTACGTCTGCGCGTTGTTGTACCGGTCGTATCCAGTTAAGACGGTTATGATCGTCGCCGGTATACTTCTTCATTGGATATGTTGGTTCATTTTCAGGGTCGGCGTCTATGCCCCATCCCTTAATATGCGTGTAGTCCTTTGTTGTATTTTCCATAATAGTTGTTTTTATACTCTTGCCGATGGCGGGATAAGAATTGGCTTGATACAGTTGTCGAGCTTTGAAGAGAAGATATGGTAGGCTTCTGCTACTTCTTCCAGGGGAACTCTATGGGTGATGATACCCTTCGGGTTCAACACTCCTGACTTAACATGCTCTATCAGCCTCGGAAGGAGTCGTTTAACAGATGCCTGATTGGCCCGGATAGTGATTCCTTTGTTAACCACGTTCCCAATGGGAATAAGATTGCCTGTAGGGCCATATACTCCAACAATTGACACTATGCCCCCTTTTTTTACTGAATTTATTGCCCAGTGAAGAGCCGTAGCGGCGCCCGCCTGAAGCATGAGCTTTTTGCCTGTAATGGTTTGCAGTGCGCTTCCCGCGGCATCGGCACCAACGGCATCTATGCAGACATCGGCGCCGAACCAGCCGGTTGTTCGTTTTAAGAATACCACCGGATCTTCCAGGGATCTGAAGTTATAGGCTTCGCACTGTGCATACTTTCGGGCGAACTCCAGACGATATTCTATATGATCTATTATGATGACACGTGCAGCTCCGAATAACCACGAACATTTAGCCGCCATGATACCAACAGGACCTGCGCCAAAAACAACCACGGTGTCGCCTTTTTTTATACCACCCATTTCTGCGGCCTGGTATCCCGTCGGAGCCACGTCCGTTAACAGTACGGCATCATCCGGATCCATATCAGCTGGAATAACCGTTGGACCAACATCAGCATAGGGTACACGTACGTATTCCGCCTGTCCTCCGTCATAACCTCCGGCAGTGTGTGAATACCCGAATATCCCTCCCACAGCAGTGGCTTCGGGATTTGACTCATGACAATTTCCATAAAGCTCCTGCTTGCAGAAAGCGCACGTTCCGCAGGCAATGTTAAAGGGCACCAGGACGTTGTCGCCGACTTTAATGTTTTGGACAGTCGGGCCAATCTCCTCAACGACGCCAATAAATTCATGGCCGAAAGTGGTTCCCACCCGCGTATCAGGCACCAGGCCGTGATAAAGATGTAAATCCGACCCACAGATACAGGAACGAGTAACGCGCACAATTGCGTCATTCGGATGGAGCAGTTCGGGATGAGGTTTTTGGGATACGCGGATCCTGCGCGGTCCACGGTAATTCATAGCTAGCATAATTATAATCCTTCCTTTTTAAATTTCTGATCTTTTACCAGCACGAGGTAGACGATCTCAATGATTTCATAGTATAGATATGAATCAGGCTAAAAACCGTGCCACCAGGTAGTGGAAGGCCTGAAGTCATATAGAGATGTATGATTGTTAGAGTATAAGGGGCACATTTGCAGAAACAAGGCCTCTTTAGCTGTTCTATTCTGCATTTATTTCTATTCACTTGTTATAGAATAAAAGACACCAGGCAGGAAGAGGTAACTGGAAT
The window above is part of the Arcticibacter tournemirensis genome. Proteins encoded here:
- a CDS encoding zinc-dependent alcohol dehydrogenase; this encodes MNYRGPRRIRVSQKPHPELLHPNDAIVRVTRSCICGSDLHLYHGLVPDTRVGTTFGHEFIGVVEEIGPTVQNIKVGDNVLVPFNIACGTCAFCKQELYGNCHESNPEATAVGGIFGYSHTAGGYDGGQAEYVRVPYADVGPTVIPADMDPDDAVLLTDVAPTGYQAAEMGGIKKGDTVVVFGAGPVGIMAAKCSWLFGAARVIIIDHIEYRLEFARKYAQCEAYNFRSLEDPVVFLKRTTGWFGADVCIDAVGADAAGSALQTITGKKLMLQAGAATALHWAINSVKKGGIVSIVGVYGPTGNLIPIGNVVNKGITIRANQASVKRLLPRLIEHVKSGVLNPKGIITHRVPLEEVAEAYHIFSSKLDNCIKPILIPPSARV
- a CDS encoding glutathione peroxidase, whose protein sequence is MKTAALIILALFAFPLKTVYDFKITAIDGGTVDLAKFKGKKILIVNTASKCGFTPQYAELEKLSQQYKDKLVIIGFPANNFGGQEPGTNSLIQEFCQQNYGVSFLMAEKVSVKGDDMDELFKYLTTAGNPDFTGEIKWNFEKFLIDENGKLIHRFRSAVKPLSPEITKYL
- a CDS encoding transposase; amino-acid sequence: MVGLFYQLDGKRLEEQYVRYLSDFMDWPQRDHSQQWLIFEENIGPYLSIDETSLSQGELYTVVTNKEARGKKGSLVAIIKGTQSERIIEVLKQISKRKRNKVKEVTLDLAPTMERIASKSFPNASLVSDRFHVQQLASDAVQQLRIEYRWLAIDQENNEMALAKELNKNHVPDILENGDTLKQLLARSRYLLFKDESKWAPSQAHRAQILFRLYPTLETAYTLSRKLSYIFSNTKDKGIALTRLARWYEAVERSGIKAFGTVSRSIQNHYLNILNYFDNRSTNASAESFNAKIKALRTQFRGVRNISFFMYRLSKIYA